Proteins encoded by one window of Streptomyces sp. ALI-76-A:
- a CDS encoding helix-turn-helix domain-containing protein, with translation MPARPATVTSRSAWHDVPRLQVRRFAAIAMAEAPELAEEIMREIRREYPHLPVVLDESGEPMALIGIRRAIEVFVQHLENSDYSAGRPTVPPGVFQEFGRGEGLNGRSLDSLQAIYRMGVRLAWRRFADIGQRVEIPPPAMYELVDAGYEYLDGLVDQSVRGYAEAAARQAGERLRLQSRLMELLLAEHHRGDPADALTERAARIGWPLPENVAVGVLLRPAREAVAPAVGQGVLLDMEYEQPRMVVPEPDAAGRPELLHRALTGWAGAIGPPVPLAQAAKSLRWAEAAVRLMERGLLPAGEVLYCTEHTEALVLLQPEELIDDLALRVLAPLAHCGPTHGRRLAETLLAWLETRGGAPEVAARLGVHPQTVRYRLRQIRELWGAEIDDPDRRFELELVLRAQRLRGTLGEPRRRGRGRA, from the coding sequence GTGCCCGCTCGTCCGGCAACCGTCACGTCCCGCTCGGCCTGGCACGACGTCCCCCGGCTCCAGGTGCGCCGGTTCGCGGCGATCGCGATGGCCGAGGCGCCCGAACTCGCCGAAGAGATCATGCGGGAGATCCGCCGCGAGTACCCGCATCTGCCCGTCGTCCTGGACGAGTCGGGCGAGCCCATGGCCCTGATCGGCATCCGCCGCGCCATCGAGGTCTTCGTCCAGCACCTGGAGAACTCCGACTACTCGGCGGGTCGCCCGACCGTACCGCCCGGCGTCTTCCAGGAGTTCGGCCGGGGCGAGGGCCTCAACGGCCGCAGCCTGGACTCCCTACAGGCGATCTACCGCATGGGCGTACGGCTGGCCTGGCGCCGCTTCGCCGATATCGGCCAGCGTGTGGAGATCCCGCCGCCGGCGATGTACGAGCTGGTGGACGCGGGCTACGAGTACCTGGACGGACTGGTCGACCAGTCGGTGCGCGGCTACGCCGAGGCGGCCGCCCGCCAGGCCGGTGAACGACTGCGCCTGCAGAGCCGCCTGATGGAACTGCTGCTCGCCGAACACCACCGGGGCGACCCGGCCGACGCGCTCACCGAACGCGCCGCCCGGATCGGCTGGCCGCTGCCCGAGAACGTCGCGGTGGGCGTGCTGCTGCGCCCGGCACGAGAGGCGGTGGCGCCCGCGGTCGGGCAGGGGGTGCTGCTCGACATGGAGTACGAGCAGCCCCGGATGGTCGTGCCCGAACCCGACGCGGCCGGCCGCCCCGAGCTGCTGCACCGCGCCCTGACGGGCTGGGCCGGGGCGATCGGCCCGCCGGTCCCGCTCGCGCAGGCCGCGAAGTCGCTGCGCTGGGCGGAGGCGGCGGTACGGCTGATGGAGCGGGGGCTGCTTCCGGCGGGCGAGGTCCTGTACTGCACCGAGCACACCGAGGCGCTCGTCCTGCTCCAGCCCGAGGAGCTGATCGACGACCTCGCCCTGCGCGTGCTGGCCCCCCTGGCCCACTGCGGCCCCACGCACGGCCGCAGACTGGCGGAGACGCTCCTGGCGTGGCTGGAGACCCGGGGCGGGGCACCGGAGGTGGCGGCGCGTCTGGGCGTCCACCCGCAGACGGTGCGGTACCGCCTGCGCCAGATCCGTGAACTGTGGGGCGCCGAGATCGACGACCCGGACCGCCGCTTCGAACTCGAACTGGTGCTCCGGGCCCAGCGGTTGCGCGGCACCCTGGGCGAGCCGCGGCGCCGCGGACGGGGGCGCGCCTGA
- a CDS encoding glycine-rich protein, with product MATVALVALGAGGGWAAVPAAAADTAVTGQACVPTAGFTGCRLYDFTGDKESFPVPSGVNSLDVRAWGQGGSGGHSASGGAGGYTAGTLKVTPGEALSVAVGGYSYGDSFGDALGGAGGGGWGERGGNSTAIRTGGGEALVVAGGGGGSGSIWPGPGYGGAAGGEKGQDGSEPASGGKGADKNTGGAATGNGAAGADAAAGGRGGDGGKGGSGGGGGGAGYAGGGGGAGTDDPKGSGSGSGGGGTGYADPARVTDARLESGVRSTPPAKDDPFWSKIPEPETEGIAEGGRNLIGGNGRVVIQWKGPVAPAELSPATAPEQSVEPGYEVPPMAAVVRDKDGKPVRGVSVKFAIDDPQKLGLNFGERENTTSVVLASDAQGRVETPVIYTGGKKGDFTVRATAPGGLATTFTVHVKNLANQVEIAGGDAQQAEPGRPFPEPLQVLVTDDGRPAAGAQVDYRVEDDTWNGPRFEGTAVGVRATADAEGLAASRELVAGTEPGTYTITAKVGGGASTTFTVEVVEKAGTDPSESPSPTPTPSPTGSADGGTGGTGGTGDGDGSGTGGSGDDTTSQLTSGGLASTGANGIGLLLGAAVSLTALGAVALRFSPRRGHGPQNRR from the coding sequence ATGGCGACCGTCGCTCTCGTGGCGCTGGGCGCCGGGGGCGGCTGGGCCGCGGTGCCGGCCGCGGCGGCCGACACCGCGGTGACCGGTCAGGCGTGTGTGCCGACGGCGGGCTTCACGGGCTGCCGGCTGTACGACTTCACCGGCGACAAGGAGAGCTTCCCGGTCCCGTCCGGCGTGAACTCGCTGGATGTGCGGGCTTGGGGGCAGGGCGGCTCGGGCGGGCACAGCGCGAGCGGCGGCGCGGGCGGATACACCGCGGGCACGCTGAAGGTCACGCCCGGTGAGGCGCTGTCCGTCGCGGTCGGCGGGTACTCCTACGGAGACTCCTTCGGCGACGCGCTGGGCGGTGCCGGCGGCGGCGGCTGGGGCGAGCGTGGCGGCAACAGCACCGCCATCCGCACCGGCGGCGGCGAGGCGCTGGTCGTCGCCGGCGGCGGAGGCGGCTCCGGCAGCATCTGGCCGGGACCGGGTTACGGCGGTGCCGCGGGCGGCGAGAAGGGGCAGGACGGCTCCGAGCCGGCCTCCGGCGGCAAGGGCGCCGACAAGAACACCGGCGGCGCGGCGACCGGCAACGGCGCGGCGGGAGCCGACGCCGCCGCGGGCGGCCGCGGCGGTGACGGCGGCAAGGGCGGTTCCGGCGGTGGCGGCGGCGGTGCCGGTTACGCGGGCGGCGGCGGTGGCGCGGGCACGGACGACCCGAAGGGCAGTGGCAGCGGCAGCGGCGGAGGCGGCACCGGCTACGCCGACCCCGCCCGGGTGACCGACGCACGGCTGGAGAGCGGTGTGCGCAGCACGCCGCCCGCCAAGGACGACCCGTTCTGGTCGAAGATCCCCGAGCCGGAGACCGAGGGGATCGCCGAGGGCGGCCGCAACCTCATCGGCGGCAACGGCCGCGTGGTCATCCAGTGGAAGGGTCCGGTCGCGCCCGCGGAGCTGAGCCCGGCCACCGCCCCGGAGCAGTCCGTCGAGCCGGGGTACGAGGTCCCGCCGATGGCCGCGGTGGTCCGGGACAAGGACGGCAAGCCGGTCCGGGGCGTCTCGGTGAAGTTCGCCATCGACGACCCGCAGAAGCTGGGCCTGAACTTCGGCGAGCGCGAGAACACCACGTCCGTGGTGCTGGCGAGCGACGCCCAGGGCCGCGTGGAGACGCCGGTCATCTACACCGGCGGCAAGAAGGGCGACTTCACCGTCCGGGCGACGGCACCGGGCGGTCTCGCCACGACCTTCACCGTGCACGTGAAGAACCTGGCGAACCAGGTGGAGATCGCCGGCGGTGACGCGCAGCAGGCCGAGCCCGGCCGGCCCTTCCCCGAGCCGCTCCAGGTCCTGGTGACCGACGACGGCAGGCCCGCCGCCGGCGCGCAGGTGGACTACCGCGTCGAGGACGACACCTGGAACGGTCCCCGGTTCGAGGGCACCGCCGTGGGCGTCCGGGCGACGGCGGACGCCGAGGGCCTGGCCGCCTCGCGCGAGCTGGTCGCCGGCACGGAGCCCGGCACGTACACGATCACCGCGAAGGTCGGCGGCGGCGCGTCCACCACGTTCACCGTCGAGGTCGTCGAGAAGGCCGGGACCGACCCGTCCGAGTCGCCCAGCCCCACACCCACCCCCAGCCCGACCGGCTCCGCCGACGGCGGCACGGGCGGCACGGGCGGCACCGGGGACGGCGACGGTTCCGGCACCGGCGGCTCAGGCGACGACACCACGTCACAGCTCACCAGTGGCGGACTGGCCTCCACCGGCGCGAACGGCATCGGCCTGCTGCTGGGCGCGGCGGTGTCCCTCACCGCCCTGGGCGCCGTGGCGCTCCGCTTCTCACCGCGACGCGGGCACGGGCCCCAGAACCGCCGCTGA
- a CDS encoding class I SAM-dependent methyltransferase, whose protein sequence is MKDPSFRRSLALFRAFLHEQDDPDACYSLLARDAVDQVEAYDGPVSGRTVVDVGGGSGHFTEEFRRRGAHAHLFEPDAGELGDKPPEGTVIADGYLLPLYDGIADVTFSSNVLEHVADPQTFISELVRVTRPGGLIYLSFTNWLSPWGGHEWAPWHYLGAERARARYRRRTGKAAKHTLGENLFAVHIGPTLRQVRARDDVQVVSARSRYWPFLAETVVRAPGIREVATWNLLLILRRSSR, encoded by the coding sequence ATGAAGGACCCCTCTTTCCGGCGCTCCCTCGCCCTCTTCCGCGCCTTCCTGCACGAGCAGGACGACCCGGACGCCTGCTACTCACTGCTCGCCCGGGACGCCGTCGACCAGGTCGAGGCCTACGACGGTCCGGTGTCGGGCCGTACGGTGGTGGACGTCGGCGGCGGCAGCGGCCACTTCACCGAGGAGTTCCGCCGCCGCGGCGCCCACGCCCACCTCTTCGAACCGGACGCGGGCGAGCTGGGCGACAAGCCCCCCGAGGGGACCGTGATCGCCGACGGCTACCTGCTGCCGCTGTACGACGGGATCGCGGACGTCACCTTCTCCTCCAACGTGCTGGAGCACGTGGCCGATCCGCAGACCTTCATCAGCGAGCTGGTGCGGGTGACCCGGCCGGGCGGCCTCATCTACCTGTCGTTCACCAACTGGCTGTCCCCGTGGGGCGGTCACGAGTGGGCGCCCTGGCACTACCTGGGCGCCGAACGGGCTCGCGCCCGCTATCGGCGCCGTACCGGAAAGGCCGCCAAGCACACTCTCGGCGAGAACCTGTTCGCCGTGCACATCGGCCCGACCCTGCGGCAGGTGCGCGCCCGTGACGACGTCCAGGTCGTCTCGGCGCGTTCCCGCTACTGGCCCTTCCTCGCGGAGACCGTCGTCAGAGCACCCGGGATCCGCGAGGTGGCCACCTGGAACCTTCTCCTCATCCTCCGGCGGTCTTCACGATGA
- a CDS encoding glycosyltransferase family 4 protein: MPQHVPSSPPCSATSEQGDSPGVPVPRASQHPSALPPPPRRIVFLAHRDLDNPAAGGSELLVDRLADGLTRLGHQVTLLCGGPASYRDYRVVSAGGEFGHYLRARSAFARQVGDCDLLVEVCNGMPYLAPLWHRGPTLCLVNHVHTDLWKMRFGGPLTPAARIGRRLEHWALAGAAQHRGLLVAVSPSTAHALRAIGVERDRIRVVHNGVEEPGPRADRSPEPLFVAVGRLVEYKRIDLLLRLWERVRPVTGGRLLIVGDGPERARLEQLAGPGVEFTGHVSEAEKHRLLCAAWLLVHPSAVEGWGLVVTEAAARETPSIAFDVPGLRDSVVDGETGVLAAGESSFAAAWCTLALSGHRRELMGKAARDRAARYRWDQTVRQFRAVAAEAVRGWEP; encoded by the coding sequence ATGCCCCAGCACGTACCGTCCTCTCCCCCGTGCTCGGCCACGTCCGAGCAGGGGGACTCCCCTGGCGTCCCGGTCCCCCGGGCGTCACAGCACCCCTCGGCGCTCCCCCCACCTCCGCGCCGTATCGTCTTCCTCGCCCATCGAGATCTGGACAACCCGGCCGCCGGCGGCTCCGAGCTGCTGGTCGACCGCCTCGCCGACGGACTGACCCGGCTCGGTCACCAGGTGACCCTGCTGTGCGGAGGGCCTGCCTCCTACCGGGACTACCGGGTCGTGTCGGCGGGCGGTGAGTTCGGCCACTACCTGCGCGCCCGGTCGGCCTTCGCCCGTCAGGTCGGCGACTGCGACCTGCTGGTCGAGGTCTGCAACGGGATGCCGTACCTGGCACCCCTGTGGCACCGCGGCCCCACGCTGTGCCTGGTCAACCACGTCCACACGGACCTGTGGAAGATGCGGTTCGGCGGGCCTTTGACGCCGGCCGCCCGGATCGGCCGGAGGCTCGAACACTGGGCGCTGGCCGGTGCCGCCCAGCACCGGGGCCTGCTGGTCGCCGTCTCCCCCTCCACCGCCCATGCCCTGCGCGCGATCGGCGTCGAACGCGACCGCATCCGGGTCGTGCACAACGGGGTGGAGGAGCCGGGTCCGCGCGCCGACCGTTCGCCCGAGCCCCTGTTCGTCGCGGTGGGCCGGCTCGTCGAGTACAAGCGGATCGATCTGCTGCTGCGGCTGTGGGAACGGGTGCGCCCGGTCACCGGCGGCCGGCTGCTGATCGTCGGTGACGGACCCGAACGTGCGCGGCTGGAGCAACTCGCCGGTCCCGGCGTGGAGTTCACCGGTCATGTGTCCGAGGCGGAAAAGCACCGCCTGCTGTGCGCGGCCTGGCTGCTGGTGCATCCCTCCGCGGTGGAGGGCTGGGGCCTGGTGGTCACCGAGGCCGCCGCGCGCGAGACCCCGTCGATCGCCTTCGACGTCCCCGGCCTGCGCGATTCGGTCGTGGACGGAGAGACCGGCGTCCTCGCGGCCGGTGAGTCGTCCTTCGCGGCGGCCTGGTGCACGCTCGCCCTGTCGGGACACCGCAGGGAACTGATGGGCAAGGCGGCCCGCGACCGGGCGGCACGCTACCGCTGGGACCAGACGGTGCGGCAGTTCCGGGCGGTGGCCGCGGAAGCGGTACGGGGTTGGGAGCCGTGA
- a CDS encoding DUF3068 domain-containing protein has protein sequence MRRTASPLSLILLGLGTFLLVLAPLLAWYVQPRAAVNPIDIDTTAVYRGTGGVFDTEELETVPDQRITVTQRVRANVADSERSGNAVWDVTTTVDTDKSLPAADPHDALEFIPHRWVMDRRTTKPVHCCGEKPYIEGEAYLKFPFDVQKRSYQWWDNSLGSTVTMRYRGTEKVQGYTGYRFTGSVPPSKVGTRLVPGAIVDQPGRPQVLAEEWYSNHGIELVVDQATGRVIYAQTGPKRTLRAPGEKQDAVVLLDSRKIAFTTDTQKEAVRQADRDSGQLRAVGRTLPIGAAVAGFVLAVLGGVLVARGRQRPESPQAPDTSRVPVTM, from the coding sequence ATGCGCCGTACAGCCTCACCACTTTCCCTGATTCTGCTGGGTCTCGGCACGTTTTTGCTGGTACTGGCGCCCTTGCTCGCGTGGTACGTGCAGCCACGGGCGGCCGTGAACCCGATCGACATCGACACCACCGCCGTCTACCGCGGCACGGGCGGCGTCTTCGACACCGAAGAGCTGGAAACCGTGCCTGACCAGCGGATCACCGTGACCCAACGGGTCCGGGCGAACGTGGCGGACAGCGAACGCAGCGGCAACGCCGTGTGGGACGTGACGACCACGGTCGACACCGACAAGTCGCTGCCCGCCGCGGACCCGCACGACGCGCTGGAATTCATCCCGCACCGCTGGGTGATGGACCGCAGGACCACAAAGCCCGTGCACTGCTGCGGGGAGAAGCCGTACATCGAGGGCGAGGCCTATCTGAAGTTCCCGTTCGACGTGCAGAAACGCTCCTACCAGTGGTGGGACAACTCCCTGGGATCCACGGTCACCATGCGCTACCGGGGTACCGAGAAGGTCCAGGGGTACACGGGTTACCGGTTCACCGGCTCTGTGCCGCCGTCGAAGGTGGGCACCCGGCTGGTGCCGGGCGCCATCGTCGACCAGCCCGGACGGCCGCAGGTGCTGGCCGAGGAGTGGTACTCCAACCACGGCATCGAGCTGGTCGTCGACCAGGCCACCGGCCGGGTGATCTACGCGCAGACGGGCCCCAAGCGCACCCTGCGGGCGCCCGGCGAGAAGCAGGACGCGGTGGTGCTGCTGGACAGCCGGAAGATCGCCTTCACCACCGACACGCAGAAGGAGGCGGTGCGGCAGGCCGACCGGGACAGCGGCCAACTGCGCGCGGTGGGCAGGACCTTGCCGATCGGCGCGGCCGTGGCCGGATTCGTCCTGGCGGTCCTGGGAGGCGTTTTGGTGGCCCGGGGACGTCAGCGCCCCGAATCCCCGCAAGCTCCCGATACCTCCCGGGTTCCGGTCACGATGTGA
- a CDS encoding DUF3367 domain-containing protein, protein MTTSTVQAPPPAAVPTTAIMSGPPEGPRSRRWLLGFWAVVFVLFLAVRPGRQTFDTKLGVTTDPGRFLADLGQLWHDQGSFGGIADQYVGYVWPMLPFYWLGHAVQLPVWLVERLWMSLIVSVAFWGALRLAERLRIGTGASRLLAAAAYALWPVFTIVIGSTSAAALPGAFLPWVLLPLADERYTARIAALRSVLMVPFMGGVNATSTLAALVPAGLYLLSRPPGPRQRKLIAWWAPGVLLATAWWWIPLLLLGAYGENFLPYVESSQTTTETMSATEALRGGGNWVAYLHLVEAWIPAGWTVASSVVVILCSALAAGTGLAGLARRDMPERRWLVLTALTTTLVLLAGYGGPFGAPFHGAVQDWLDGGLAPFRNIYKFQVGLALALVLGIAHLVGLAAERRGVRQVRGRRFAPLIAAVLILPGLLWPYLNGSILNPGSFQALPKYWQSTADWLEKYSPDSRALVVPATAHGVYTWGSPIDQPLDVLADSRWAQRDYVPFGTPGNRRAMDAVEQALLTGGEVPGLADYLSRAGVYYVVVRNDLDPDQIGNVPTSTVKRTLEQSGYERVTGLGPLMTGGVIQPDTPLQVEGLYARQRAVEIYRPAGAEVPRPGQAGLTPVADTARVSGGPESLLPLAGELRGRATVLTGDNHPGLGTPPLQIVGDGLRRADTRFGLVNANTSYTYTRDERNASGAAQDAGEKPHQILPTTGLDHQTVAELRGARSVTASSYGNWLFHLPQLDPVNAFDGNPDTAWTEGAAGSPDGQWLRIAFSDDEFDMPSSFKVTPLPQESVRSAPTRVRVETERGSVSSFLRPDGSTQTVKAPAGATGWMKLTITDSVARRAGLAGAGFAEIGLPDVQVTRLLRLPTDADGTDATAEVISLHRPADPAGFSPTGTEAGLHRRFTTAAAGTYEVKASAVPVAGEALDRMLYEVAPDQRERITATADSTAMLGAGLSARNLTDGDLTTAWIAGDRPTIHLSWTGKQPIDEIVLAGAGGLSSRPTEVDISSPDGAAIAAVDENGAVRFPSITTDRLDITITKTAPMTLHNPVADEDLQLPVGLTEAYLPALDTYRTPQPEPSRTFSLPCGQGPVVAVDGELYRTSVEGQVRDLTERRPVDVTLCGPDGEDTRLELAAGSHRVEGGDAGPLALTDVTLTRGTVTEPASAARDLRVRDWLGDRRELTVGSGAASYVTTYENYNEGWRATLNGEELTPVRLDGWQQGWRIPAGAGGDVKLSYEPATTYDAGLIGSGVALAALLGLALWRRTAPNPDDPQPLPPPPGLWLGTVALTLVGIVIAGWFALLVPALAFLAHRRPALLVPIAFAALAGAGIAAATGAGEPTGAEQGAFGPAAQLLALIGLFAALVSVREPSEPAVDAPPRGEPPVRSEAPTQQLPPVQVEKGRAEPT, encoded by the coding sequence ATGACGACGTCCACGGTCCAGGCTCCTCCTCCGGCAGCCGTTCCCACCACCGCGATCATGTCGGGCCCGCCCGAGGGCCCGAGGTCACGGCGCTGGCTGCTGGGGTTCTGGGCCGTGGTGTTCGTGCTGTTCCTGGCGGTGCGGCCGGGCCGCCAGACCTTCGACACCAAGCTCGGCGTCACCACGGACCCCGGCCGGTTCCTGGCCGACCTGGGCCAGTTGTGGCACGACCAGGGCTCCTTCGGCGGTATCGCGGACCAGTACGTCGGCTATGTCTGGCCGATGCTGCCGTTCTACTGGCTGGGCCACGCGGTGCAGTTGCCGGTGTGGCTGGTGGAGCGGCTGTGGATGTCGCTGATCGTGTCGGTCGCCTTCTGGGGCGCGCTGCGGCTGGCCGAACGGCTGCGCATCGGCACCGGCGCGTCCCGGCTGCTCGCCGCCGCCGCGTACGCCCTGTGGCCGGTGTTCACCATCGTCATCGGCTCCACGTCGGCGGCGGCGCTGCCCGGCGCGTTCCTGCCCTGGGTGCTGCTGCCGCTGGCCGACGAGCGCTACACCGCCCGGATCGCCGCCCTGCGCTCGGTGCTGATGGTGCCGTTCATGGGCGGAGTCAACGCGACCTCCACCCTCGCCGCCCTGGTCCCGGCCGGCCTCTACCTGCTCTCGCGGCCACCCGGTCCCCGACAGCGCAAGCTGATCGCCTGGTGGGCACCGGGCGTCCTGCTGGCGACGGCCTGGTGGTGGATCCCGCTGCTGCTGCTCGGCGCCTACGGCGAGAACTTCCTGCCGTACGTGGAGAGTTCGCAGACGACGACCGAGACGATGTCGGCGACGGAGGCCCTGCGCGGCGGCGGTAACTGGGTCGCCTATCTGCACCTGGTGGAGGCCTGGATCCCGGCGGGCTGGACGGTCGCCTCCTCGGTGGTCGTCATCCTCTGCTCGGCGCTGGCGGCCGGGACCGGGCTCGCCGGGCTGGCCCGGCGGGACATGCCGGAGCGCCGCTGGCTGGTGCTGACCGCGCTGACGACGACGCTGGTGCTGCTGGCCGGATACGGCGGCCCGTTCGGCGCCCCCTTCCACGGTGCGGTGCAGGACTGGCTGGACGGCGGCCTGGCGCCCTTCCGCAACATCTACAAGTTCCAGGTGGGGCTCGCCCTCGCGCTGGTGCTGGGCATCGCCCATCTGGTGGGCCTGGCCGCCGAGCGGCGCGGGGTCCGCCAGGTCCGGGGCCGCCGGTTCGCCCCGCTGATCGCGGCGGTGCTGATCCTGCCCGGCCTGCTGTGGCCGTACCTGAACGGCTCGATCCTGAACCCGGGTTCCTTCCAGGCGCTCCCCAAGTACTGGCAGTCCACGGCCGACTGGCTGGAGAAGTACTCCCCCGACTCGCGTGCCCTGGTCGTCCCGGCGACCGCGCACGGCGTCTACACCTGGGGCTCCCCCATCGACCAGCCCCTCGACGTGCTCGCCGACTCCCGCTGGGCGCAGCGCGACTACGTCCCCTTCGGCACCCCCGGCAACCGGCGCGCGATGGACGCGGTGGAGCAGGCGCTGCTGACCGGCGGCGAGGTCCCGGGCCTGGCCGACTACCTGAGCCGGGCGGGCGTCTACTACGTGGTCGTCCGCAACGACCTCGACCCCGACCAGATCGGCAACGTGCCGACGTCGACGGTGAAGCGGACCCTGGAGCAGTCCGGGTACGAGCGGGTGACGGGCCTCGGCCCGCTCATGACCGGCGGCGTGATCCAGCCCGACACCCCGCTCCAGGTGGAGGGTCTGTACGCGAGGCAGCGGGCGGTGGAGATCTACCGTCCGGCCGGTGCCGAGGTGCCGCGTCCCGGCCAGGCCGGGCTGACACCGGTCGCCGACACCGCGCGGGTCTCCGGCGGGCCGGAGTCGCTGCTGCCGCTGGCGGGCGAGCTGCGCGGCCGGGCGACCGTGCTGACCGGCGACAACCATCCCGGGCTCGGCACCCCGCCGCTCCAGATCGTCGGTGACGGCCTGCGCCGCGCGGACACCCGCTTCGGGCTGGTCAACGCGAACACGTCGTACACCTACACCCGTGACGAGCGCAACGCGTCCGGTGCCGCCCAGGACGCCGGCGAGAAGCCGCACCAGATCCTGCCGACGACGGGCCTGGACCACCAGACGGTCGCCGAACTGCGCGGCGCCCGCTCGGTCACCGCGTCCTCGTACGGCAACTGGCTGTTCCACCTGCCCCAGCTGGACCCGGTGAACGCCTTCGACGGCAACCCGGACACCGCGTGGACGGAGGGCGCCGCGGGCTCTCCCGACGGACAGTGGCTGCGGATCGCCTTCTCGGACGACGAGTTCGACATGCCGTCGTCCTTCAAGGTCACGCCGCTGCCGCAGGAGAGCGTGCGATCCGCGCCGACCCGGGTGCGGGTGGAGACGGAGCGGGGATCGGTGAGCAGCTTCCTGCGCCCCGACGGCTCGACGCAGACCGTCAAGGCGCCCGCCGGGGCGACCGGTTGGATGAAGCTGACGATCACCGACTCGGTGGCCCGGCGGGCGGGTCTGGCGGGCGCCGGGTTCGCGGAGATCGGCCTGCCGGACGTCCAGGTGACCCGGCTGCTCCGGCTGCCCACGGACGCCGACGGCACGGACGCGACCGCCGAGGTCATCTCCCTGCACCGGCCCGCCGACCCGGCCGGCTTCTCCCCCACGGGCACGGAGGCGGGCCTGCACCGCCGCTTCACGACGGCCGCGGCGGGGACGTACGAGGTGAAGGCGAGCGCGGTCCCGGTGGCCGGTGAGGCGCTCGACCGGATGCTGTACGAGGTCGCGCCGGACCAGCGCGAACGCATCACGGCGACCGCCGACTCCACGGCGATGCTGGGCGCCGGCCTGTCGGCGCGCAACCTCACCGACGGCGACCTGACCACGGCGTGGATCGCGGGCGACCGCCCGACCATCCACCTGAGCTGGACCGGGAAACAGCCGATCGACGAGATCGTCCTGGCCGGCGCGGGAGGACTGTCCAGCCGTCCCACCGAGGTGGACATCAGCTCGCCCGACGGGGCCGCGATCGCCGCGGTCGACGAGAACGGGGCGGTCCGCTTCCCGTCCATCACCACGGACCGGCTGGACATCACGATCACCAAGACGGCCCCGATGACCCTGCACAACCCGGTCGCCGACGAGGACCTGCAACTGCCGGTCGGCCTCACCGAGGCGTACCTCCCGGCCCTCGACACCTACCGCACGCCCCAGCCGGAGCCGTCCCGGACCTTCTCGCTGCCGTGCGGCCAGGGACCGGTCGTGGCGGTGGACGGGGAGCTGTACCGGACGAGCGTGGAGGGGCAGGTCCGGGACCTGACCGAGCGGCGCCCGGTGGACGTCACCCTCTGCGGGCCGGACGGCGAGGACACCCGGCTGGAGCTGGCGGCGGGCTCGCACCGGGTCGAGGGCGGGGACGCCGGACCCCTGGCGCTCACCGATGTCACGCTGACCCGCGGCACGGTGACCGAGCCCGCCTCCGCCGCCCGTGACCTGCGGGTACGGGACTGGCTGGGCGACCGGCGGGAGCTGACGGTCGGCTCCGGGGCGGCGTCCTACGTGACGACGTACGAGAACTACAACGAGGGCTGGCGGGCCACCCTGAACGGCGAGGAGCTGACGCCGGTCCGGCTGGACGGCTGGCAGCAGGGCTGGCGGATCCCGGCGGGCGCGGGCGGCGATGTGAAGCTGTCGTACGAGCCCGCGACCACGTACGACGCCGGACTGATCGGCAGCGGAGTGGCGCTGGCCGCCCTGCTGGGGCTGGCCCTGTGGCGCCGTACCGCCCCCAACCCGGACGACCCCCAGCCGCTTCCGCCGCCGCCCGGCCTGTGGCTCGGCACGGTCGCGCTCACCCTGGTGGGGATCGTGATCGCCGGGTGGTTCGCGCTGCTGGTCCCGGCGCTGGCGTTCCTCGCACACCGGCGGCCCGCGCTCCTCGTCCCGATCGCCTTCGCCGCCCTCGCGGGCGCGGGGATCGCGGCGGCGACCGGGGCCGGTGAACCGACCGGCGCGGAGCAGGGGGCATTCGGCCCGGCGGCCCAACTGCTGGCGCTGATCGGCCTGTTCGCGGCGCTGGTGAGCGTACGCGAGCCGAGTGAGCCGGCTGTGGACGCGCCACCGCGGGGTGAGCCACCGGTGCGGTCCGAGGCGCCGACCCAGCAACTGCCGCCGGTCCAGGTCGAGAAGGGGAGGGCCGAACCGACATGA